Proteins encoded together in one Thermococcus gammatolerans EJ3 window:
- a CDS encoding AAA family ATPase — protein sequence MRIIPRKIERAFLKYPDWKMLYGRRKTGKTFLVEHFLDYDEFFFVNKDSTVHDRLSNDKMTYQEFMRLFPRLVKEKRRIVIDEFHRLPEGFLDLLHTYSTEQDSQVILVTSTMWLAQRLLSMRESPLLGIAFLVKIGLIDEREILVELSKEVKRKELIEASTYLREPMLVPAYKPPLRDFLTGFFSSSGSFVSELVGETFSEEGHELTRVYLGIMMEVANGKGTSTELSSALFSRGLLKKDNPGTLQKYLTILTKMGILRKFLVQGKRRKKFVYRHASPLLDLHFYLEAKYAYTELETSVEFIRRAVDYKLPRHVEDFIADLLAKAYGLRRVSVELPQLELDIALQGFKRLELVGEVKWKDRVKREEVRKIEEKLSRFDCRRVLIVPSEDVLEREPEGIEVLTPRDLLEIAKESLKKTLNMEHL from the coding sequence ATGAGAATAATTCCCCGAAAAATTGAACGTGCCTTCCTGAAATACCCCGACTGGAAGATGCTCTACGGAAGGAGAAAGACGGGCAAGACCTTCCTCGTCGAGCACTTCCTCGACTACGACGAGTTCTTCTTCGTGAACAAAGACAGCACAGTCCACGACAGGCTGAGCAACGATAAAATGACCTACCAAGAGTTCATGAGGCTCTTTCCAAGGCTGGTTAAGGAGAAGAGACGAATCGTCATCGACGAGTTCCACCGCCTTCCCGAGGGCTTCCTCGACCTCCTGCACACATACTCAACTGAACAGGACAGCCAGGTGATACTCGTAACCTCAACCATGTGGCTCGCTCAAAGGCTTCTCTCGATGAGGGAAAGCCCGCTCCTTGGGATAGCTTTCCTCGTGAAAATCGGACTCATAGACGAGCGCGAAATTCTGGTGGAGCTGTCAAAGGAAGTGAAGAGGAAGGAGCTGATAGAGGCCTCAACCTACCTGAGGGAGCCCATGCTCGTGCCGGCTTACAAACCCCCGCTGAGGGACTTTTTAACCGGCTTCTTTTCGTCCTCGGGTTCATTCGTGAGCGAGCTCGTTGGCGAGACCTTCAGCGAAGAGGGTCACGAACTGACGAGGGTTTACCTCGGGATAATGATGGAAGTCGCCAACGGAAAGGGGACGAGCACCGAACTTTCCTCTGCACTCTTCTCCCGCGGCCTGCTGAAGAAGGACAACCCCGGGACGCTCCAGAAGTACCTCACGATCCTCACGAAGATGGGAATCCTGCGCAAGTTCCTGGTTCAGGGCAAGAGGCGCAAAAAGTTCGTTTACCGGCACGCCTCGCCCCTCCTCGACCTACACTTCTATCTTGAGGCCAAGTACGCCTACACAGAGCTTGAAACGTCCGTGGAGTTCATAAGAAGGGCCGTCGATTACAAGCTTCCGAGGCATGTTGAGGACTTCATCGCTGATTTACTCGCCAAGGCCTATGGTTTGAGAAGGGTGAGTGTCGAGCTTCCCCAGCTTGAGCTTGACATAGCTTTACAGGGGTTCAAAAGGCTCGAACTCGTCGGAGAGGTCAAGTGGAAGGATAGGGTAAAGAGGGAGGAAGTGAGGAAGATTGAGGAGAAGTTATCGCGCTTCGACTGCCGCAGAGTGCTCATTGTCCCAAGCGAAGACGTTCTCGAGCGCGAACCCGAAGGAATAGAGGTTCTGACGCCCAGAGACCTGCTGGAAATCGCGAAGGAAAGCCTCAAGAAAACGTTGAATATGGAGCACCTTTAA
- a CDS encoding division/cell wall cluster transcriptional repressor MraZ translates to MKVIIGKFDVQGRLLLPNELRDKLGDEVIIVDLEDRVELLPRKRVNLKRFFDTVEIEELKVWGELKKEL, encoded by the coding sequence GTGAAAGTCATCATTGGAAAGTTCGACGTCCAGGGGCGGCTTCTCCTGCCGAACGAGCTGAGGGATAAGCTCGGCGATGAGGTGATAATAGTCGACCTCGAGGACAGGGTTGAGCTCCTTCCAAGGAAAAGGGTGAACCTGAAGAGGTTCTTCGACACCGTTGAGATTGAGGAACTGAAGGTGTGGGGAGAGCTCAAAAAGGAGCTATGA